A segment of the Capricornis sumatraensis isolate serow.1 chromosome 8, serow.2, whole genome shotgun sequence genome:
GTCAGAAACAATTAGAGACAGTTGTTTAATATCCTAACTGCCTAAGGGAGCAGATAACAGAGCAAACAATAGGCTCACCAGAAAACTGCAGAACAAGACAGGTGGGTTTGAAAAGCCCCGACATATTCCTGGGAATTTAGGAGGCCACGAGGGTCCACAGTGCAACAAGTGTGCACAGGGAAGCTCTGAGAAGGCCATAAGCTCTCACCTCTGGCTTACATAGAGCTGtgtgaagaaagagagagaaagagagaaggagggagaccGCACGAGGAAGGGAGAGAGCGAGGCGGAGAAGGAGAGGAGGcgaagagaaagggagaaagaggctAAGGCAGCGGCGGAGGCCACTTCGCGGAGTGTTCGGCTGTCTGCTGGCACGGAGCTCCTCAGCAAAGACTGGGAGGGGCGTGGCTTCCAAGCTTTCTAGGAAATGTCTGTGAGACCACCAAACTAACTGAGCAGAGATTTCCGTGGCCATACATGAACACAGACTTCACATATTTAATTCAGAAATGAACTTTAAcaagcaacaataacaaacagCCATAGAAACAAAGCCTGGGGAAGAGTGGACATCTAATTTCCGAAGTTACATTGTTTAAAAtgtcaagttttaaaatttttaaagattacaagACACGAAGGGGCTGCGGTCTCCGATGGGCATCTGCAGGGCCCTGCAGCGTGCTTCTCCTGGTTCAGCACAGGGAACACCAGTCACCCTCAACTCCTGAGTCAGGAGAGATGATGGGCGGGAGGGCCCATCTGCTCGCCCGAAGACCTCCACGGAGGAAGGGAACTGGGACCTCCGGATGCCCAGAGCGGGAGCCCCCCAGCCAACCTGTGAGAgtgcttagtgtgtgtgtgtgtgggggggggtgccTGTACTTGTCCCCACACAATCTGCAGACTGGCTTCCCCAGAGGCTGGTGCTGGTCTGGGGGTGCTGACACCCCAACTGCCACCTGAGCAAGAGGACCTTTGGCAACATGGACGTGCCTGCCTTATGTCCAGACCACTCATGCTGAAGGCTTCTAACTCAGGGTCTGCAAATTGTCAGGGAGGCACCCAATCGTGAGACACACTTGAATTCAGTCAACTCCCTTCAGAGGGTTTTCAAAAGCAACCAAAGTTGGCCCTTAAAGAATGAGACAAATTATTCCTCTGTCCAGAGGGAGACTCTGGGGGACCCATCAGCTCGCACGAGCCAGTAGGGCAGGGCTGCCACAGCTGATAGCCCGACACACGCGAGAGAGCTCCGTCACGCTTGGAAACAGCGCCAGAAGCACCTGACGTCACCAGCGGCAGCCACACACCCCAGGTAACTCAGCTCAAAAGGAGAGCGATTTAAATATAGAAGCTCAAAGAAAAGGCTGTTTACTTCATGGAACATTTGCTGCTGCTAAACCAGGCTCCATCTCCCGGGGCACTTCTCTTCCTCCACTGCGGAGCAGCAGTGACCCTGACGCTGGGGTCCGGGGCCAGAGATCTCAGTGGGAGATGATCATCTCAGCCAGACGGAAGGCTGGGCCCCAGTGAAAGCTACGACTTTGGCTGCAGGCTTTCTTCCAAAAGAAACGAGGCACCAAACACCTGGCGAACATGAAACTGTGGCCTGAAGATAAAAACAAAGTGCAGGTGCAAAGCAGACGCGTCTGAACCCAGAGCAGAGAGCTTCCCACTGAGGCTCAAGGAGACACAGGAAAAACGAGTCCATACAGTGCCTCACACAAATAAAAAGCAACgtggtttagttttttaagaaacaaaatagtATAAAATAACCCATTCATCTGCTTCCTAAATCAGCAGTAAAGAACGTTGAACTATGCAATAAGCAATGGTCCTTTAATTGTACCGTATATCTAGTTGTAAGAGAGATTAAAAGGGGAAAATGGAGGAGACGTTATATTGAAAATCAGTGTGAATTTCTTTGTTCTGAGTTCCTCCTctactgctgctgcagctaagtcgcttcagtcgtgtcctactgtgTGTGACcacacagatggcagcccaccaggctccccggtccccgggattctccaggcaagaacactggagtgggttgccattttcttctccaatgcatgaaagtgaaaagtgaaagtgaagttgttcagtcgtgcccgactcttagcaaccccatggactgcaacctaccaggctcctctgtccatgggattttccaggcaagagcactggagtgggttgccattgccttctccggagttcCTCCTCTGCCCCCTACCAAATCCAGATTTTGGGCCCTGCGGCTAACCCACGTTTCCCATGGCTTTCCCGGCGCTCCTCAAGCGTGCCGAGCAGCTCACCGAGGAGGTCCCGGCTGTGCTGCCTCCACGCTCACGGGCGTGGAGGGCCTAATGTGTGAGGTCGTGGTGACACGTGGCCCTTCATCCAGGTCCACACAATGGCCCACTCAGCAAAGCCCTTCGGGTGGCATTTTAAGGGGCGTGGAGCCAGGTTTCTAAACCTGGCTGAACATCAGAATCTCCTGGAAAGTTCTTGAAAAAGACTTTGTTTCCCAGGTCACACCCAGTGCCTCAGGATGGGCCTGGATGCTGACTGGAAACCAGCCCTGGGTTGTATGTGATCCTGGGTCTGGCAACCCCAGCGCCTCTGGCGTCTGAGGGCTGGTAGTTCTGTGCACTGCACATCCCAGGCCACCACCCCCCAGGTGCCCGTAGCCGTCTGCCCAGCTGGGACacagaaatgtctccagacactgcccaGGGTCCCCTGGGGGCAGAATCAGCCCCAGCGGAGGACCACTGTCTGGCCCTGATTGACCGTGTCCCACAGTCCCGAACAGACTTGAACTCTAGGCCTCAGTTACCCCATCTGCCAAATGGGCTCAGTACCCAGCGGTCTGCGCCTGGACTGAGTCAGCCTCAGCTCCCTGAAGATCCGCAGGCTCTTATGCAGCCCATTTCCCACCAAACTTTTGGTCTAAGGGTGGAAGAAAGATGCTTGTTTTGGCCCAGAGTCAGGGTTTAGAGAGCAGAGAGCAAGCCAGAAGCCCCGGGAGGGACTGGCCCGCCCCCTCCTTACCAGCTCCCGCCCCAGCTGCAGCCCTTTCTCTCAACTGTCTCCTCCTTTGCAGAGAAAAACTGTTCCTACTTCAGGCATTTTAATCCAGGCGAGAGCTCGGAGATCTTCGAAGTCACTACTCAGAAAGGTGAGCCTGGGCGGAGGGTAGGGAGGGGGAGGAAAAGTGGATTCTACAACTCCCTGCTGAGCTGGAAAATCCCTGGCATGAAAGCCCCAGCCTCCTGCTTGATGACAAGCAGCCCCTCCTGACGTTTGTCAGTGGCAGCCGGGCCTACCTCTGCGCCCAGAAACAGCAGCTCCCACCTCCAGGCGCTTCAGGCCTCTGCATCAGGGCtcccacgcacacacacgcatgctcaggtacacacatgcatacatatgcacacatgcacgcccagacacacatgcacacacatacacatgcacgcacatgcacacccagacacacatgcacacacatgcacacctagacacacacgcacaacacaccgacacacatgcacacacgcacacacacgcacacaccgacacacacgcacaccgacacacatgcacacacacacacgcacacacacgcacacacaccatcacacacacacccagacacatatgcacacatgcacacacacaccgacacacacatgcacaccgacacacgcacgcacaccgacacacgcacacacaccaacacgtgcacacacatacacccagacacacatgcacacacacatgcacacccagacacacgtgcacacacccccaacacacacatgcacacacacactgacacacatgcacacacatgcacacccatacaagcgtgcacacacaccccaacacatgcacatacaccccaacacacacatgcacacacacgcacacccagacacacatgcacacacacatgcacacccagacacatgcacacacatatgcacgccaagacacacatgcatgcacacacaggcacacactgacacacacatgcacacacatgcacacccaggCGCACACTGGCACACACACAGATCCTTTTCCGCACCGAGCTCTGTAACaagctgccggggtccagccccagtggatccagggtgattcgaaggtggggacgcagtcggcgtcctggaaaaaacttatttaatcacAGATACAGAGGGAGATTGGAAACAGATCGTGTAGGAGGAGAATTAGTGGAggaaggaggctgaataactggtttacatggaatcccaatcaccacctatgtaggccataGGCGTCTTTCCATTTCCCCAaaagagaggaggcactgaggcctccccggtccgatctcagaagcccaggcagaattagcaggcttagtgagtacccacatttcagacgggaattcagccaggaaagcggagagcaagaaagaaacaacacgggggaatcagtctttccagaaactggtctgatttctttatttttgggtttgcttatataccttttgttacacatagggataaatacagagtcacgtggtggtcagcagtcctgacctttatcaaaatcaggtgcttcacataaatgtaaaaaaaaggtcttaggaatattacatcatcttctggccatgagacccgctgacattttatgatcctttctttctgataaccaaacaacttattttttccaagggtgttttttcttaaaccaggcaccaccctccaaataaagttacattcctatagggtgagggtgtagtgagttacaatcaagaaaggaatttatttaacccaaggttaacacgattagtcttaaaggttaatacttatttctcctatatgttagttatattcattataagggtagggaacatggagatttagcagcaaacatcagcccaacaaatgaaaatcctttcaccaatgttccccttaagatctatttagtcttaagatagtgataaagttacatttttacgtagcaaggacacagtgatttataacaaagcacagtgatctattacaaaagagaaaatccattaactcaaaaagtctagtattgctaacatcaaaaactactatatttccttttctatagtccaaatatattgattaatatattcccaggtgcctaaggatatggaggcctggtggcaatcattgactcaacacgaagaaaaagccctatgctaattaagattctcaaaatactccaaaactctctgtgctgtttatggttaagagatagtaaacaatcatgtggcaggagtatggataatcctgtcacacaagctagtctgtcagcagagaggtttgacctgagacatccttgtcccacccagagcagggaattagcagcaattattgacacaacaaatgaagaacccttcaccaatatacttcctaaccaacccactatactaataatttctaattccccaaaagaatttgcctttagtaagtctaaaacatctcgtgcctctcagattgggaggctgtaaacaatcacatgtggccggacgaacctatacaggtgggctagataacctgcagaggagtccataagctgaaacactcttgtcacgcccaggaatttttattgccttggagctgcacgtttactccttctccaagagaaacggttatgggggagagccccccgtaaagtcagaggtgtaggtgagagcataaaacagactctggttttggggtagatgctcgggaacagggggtttcctgaggcttgatcacgcctttgcgtatgccaagcctccttcctcatgacctttgccatgggcggagttcctcacactggctcccggcaacaAGCCACACTCTGTCAGCCTTCCAGAGGGGGCTTGTCAGTCCCAGGACACACCACCCTGAGCCTGGGTGTCGCCTTCAGCCCTGACTCTGGGAGGGAGGTTTCGGCTCCAGACAGGTCTCCAGCCACAAATCTCCCACCACCTTCTGAGGCCTGTGCCCCTGGAAGGAGGACCTTCATTTTGGTGCCCGGacaacctggagaaggaattagGTCGTGTGGACATCCTGGCCCCATCCCTTACTCATGTGCCACTCGGAAGGAATGATTTCATCTCTGGCcctcagtgttctcacctgggaaaCGGGGACGACAGAATGCGGAGCAGTCGCTAACCTGGGGGGCAGGCACAACAAGTGAGGGGTCGCCGAGCCCCTCCTGAGGCCCCAGCGTCCCCACACTCTTGTGCCGCAGAGTACAGCATCTCAGCCGCCGCCATCGCCATCTTCAGCCTGGGCTTCATCATCGTGGGCACCCTCTGCGCGCTCCTGTCCTTCCGGAAGAAGCGGGACTACCTGTTGAGGCCGGCCTCTATGTTCTACATCTTCGCGGGTAGGATGGGGCTCCCGCGGGGTGTGGGGCCAAGGGAtgcccccacccctctccccagcccgCCAGGGTAGGGGCTGGGTTTGGACAAGGCCCGGCTCCGCGCCCCTGCTCCCCATGCCCCCGtgaccccgccccaccccccactcccccacctgACCCCCGCCCTCACCTTCCCGCCTGGTCCTCCCGCACCCCCGCAGCCCCCGCCCCGGGTCTGCCCCTCAAGGCCCGCAGCCTGAGCCCAGCTGTGCCCGCAGGCCTCTGCCTCTCAGTGTCAGCGGAGGTCCTGCGGCAGTCGGTGCAGCGCATGGTCGACAGCGAGCACACGGCCTGGATCGCGCACTCGCTCGCCTGGTCCTTCGTCTGCGCCTGCGTCGCCGCAGCTCTGCTCCTGGTCGGCGGCCTCGCGCTGCTGCTCCTCGCGCTGCCACGGATGCCCCGCGACCCCTGGGAGTCCTGCATGGATGCCGAGCCTGAGCACTAGTCCTGGGCCCGGGCGTGGGGCCCGCCTCGGGAGGCTGAACCTGGGACGGGCCGGAGGGGGCGGCGTGACTTCTCCGCGTCCCCATTGCGCGCACACTGCATGGCGCTTCTCCAGGGCCAGCCAGTGACACATGGTGCTTCTCCGGGGCCGGTCAGTGGACACGTGGCGCGGCCCGCCCGGCCAGTGGACTCGGCCCGGgtggccggggggggggggggcgcggggcggCCAGTGTGGGGTCCTCGGGGGTCCTCGACCGGCCTCCCCGAGGTCCCTCCGCGGCTCACCCGCCGACCTGGGTGCTCAGCTGTTCGAGCCGCCAGCGCCTCGCGGCTTCCTTGTCATCCGACATCCTCTCCTTTGCTTCTGGCAGATCCAACAAGCACTTTTTAACTAGTCTGACGGCGATTTGAAATAAAAACTCTTTGAAACATGCCTTTCCTTGGCCTTGCATAGAGATCGCTTCGTTTCCTGACCACACAGCCCAAGGGCCCCCTTGACCCAGAGGAGAAATGAAGGCATAGGCCCTAGGGATGGTGAGGACTTCTGTGGGGACATGGGGACAGAGGGTCTGTTTACTGGCGAGACTTAGAGGCTCTGAATCCCAATTTCTAACTCTGGGCCCTGGGTTGTCTTCAGGAGAAACCAAAGGCCATCTGAACTGGCAAGAGCGTGAAAAACAAGGAGTGTTATTTCCAGAGCTCCCAGTGCCAGAGGCATCCCAGTGCTGACACAGGGCTCCAGCCGCCTGGGCGCCAGGGTCTGGTTTCAGACGCTGGATTTTTGTGGCAGAGAATTAGGTAGCCGGGCTTAGCAGCTAGACACGAAGGGCCACGTAGAGGGTCACAATGTACACTCTTCTGCCTTTGAATCCCCTGCATTCAGCCAGCTCTTGGGGATGGAAAGCCAGACTGGTGAGCAGAAAGGACCCCGTGCCCCTTACTTGATCTGTTCCAGAGGCCGTGGCCAGCCCCTTTTGCAGGGATGGGTCAGCAAACTACCAGCTGAGGGTCAATCTGGGGCCCGTCTCttgctaagaatggtttttatagttttaaatggtTACGAAAcatcaaagaggaaaaagattTCATGATGTGAAAATTTcatgaaattcagatttcagtgtccataaataaagttttatcagaATTGCCAGAGATAAACAAAGCCACAGATACAGTGGTCAGAACAGATTCTAATCAGCAATGCACCATTGCGGCAGGAACAGAACTCCGACTGTGTGCCCAGAGGCGGTCAGCAGTCTTCTAGGGCAGGTAGGCTCTGTAGAGTTAGAGAAGCAAAGGGCTGCCCAGGGGTGGAAGGGGGTGGGCCTGGGAACCCATCTGGGTTGGCTAACCGGAGGTGATCCAGTTAGGTGCCGACCCTCACACAGAGGCTGGGAGACCAGGGCCTGTGGCAGGTTTTGGCTGGACAAACAGCAGAGTCTTGAGGCAGCCTTGAATTTTCTCAGGCAGACAGTTTAAGGGGGGCTGGGGTCATCCTAAGGGTGTGGCCTTGAGCGGTTAGAAACTACATTAGTGTGTGTTTGCATCTTTCGAGGCCAACGGTGAGTACAGAGAGGGCTGGGGGCGCCAGGCTGGAGTCTGGCCCGTGAGACTCTGGTTCCCACTGGACTCTAGTTCCCACGGGACTGGTGTGAACTGAACAGTCGTCAAACCTTGAGGTTCTATAACGTGTTCACTTTCTTAACTTTTAAAGATCAGATCCCACGAGGTAAGGgaggtggcagagccaggactagCAACTCAGTcagataaataacatttaaatgtgagatcttttttaaaa
Coding sequences within it:
- the CACNG1 gene encoding voltage-dependent calcium channel gamma-1 subunit, which produces MSPTKTLKVRVALLCILVGIVLALVAVVTDHWAVLSPHVEHHNATCEAAHFGLWRICTKRIFVGDKERSCGPVTLPGEKNCSYFRHFNPGESSEIFEVTTQKEYSISAAAIAIFSLGFIIVGTLCALLSFRKKRDYLLRPASMFYIFAGLCLSVSAEVLRQSVQRMVDSEHTAWIAHSLAWSFVCACVAAALLLVGGLALLLLALPRMPRDPWESCMDAEPEH